GTGACTAAATAATGTGCATATTGAAATTGTGCGTAGAGAAGAAATTGAACATTCTCTTGCCAATTGATAATTTTCCCAGTGGCTAGTCAACTGTATGCGATAATAAACTTCAATCGTTTTGTAGCGCATGATGAGTTCCATTCTAGTTTATAAAGAGCAATTAATCGATAAGTTTATGCTTCCAGTGTATTTGTTCGGTATGCTTGATCATTGAATTTATAAGAGTggctatttataatttactccGATAAAGTATTTCGGTATATTTGGTATGATGGATGAATAATGGAATTAAGACTTTACAAGTATGCAAGTGTAATAAAATGAGGGTGACATACTCACAGCGGCGTAACTTCTGTTAATGCGGGATCTGTGATGTCGTGGTTGGACTTGATAGAAGTCAGGGGGGAGGCCTAAAGGAACTGATTCTTTTCCATACCCGGAAATAGTGCCTTTTTACTTACACTTCCTTTCTTAATGTTTCcatgaagaaaaatatgtacaatatattattatatgcgCCGTAtgacttatatatttattcaatctaGTAGAATTCTCCAAATGTCGCTGTATTACATGTTTGAAAATTCATGTTGTGATATTGTTAAGTAACCGATGTTCACGAGTCGAAGAGGCACAAGAAGTTACGCCATCATATTAGCGTATTGAACGTTACAAAGTatgatataaaagatataaaagatattgttgCGAGATTTATATCGCTACGCCGCTGCTAGAGACGCCGAATCGCGTATATAACTTTCGAtacttaaagtaaaaaaattattacaaattgctACAGGATAATATCGTAATTGCAATCATAATccataataattgataaatttaacattacgtcgattatttcattattattttgtttacaacaatatataataatgattgttttatataattgaataagcGAAAGTAAATACTTTAAGATATATGTTACGTAAAACAAATCAAGGAAAATTgtctaaaaattatcaatgatATAcgatcaagaaaaaaataaagataatcgGGATAACAATAAGGCATCGAATAAAAGTTTCccttttaacaattaaaatatttcagtaatcaattaaataaacagctttggaaataactttatttaatctttgaaaatattgtgcattaaaaattagaaaacttttaaaaacattattaagcCGACATCGATATTAAGCCCACTTAAAGTTGTAATACATACTTTAAGAAgactttttatatgtaaagtcATAGTTCTGAACAACACACGTACATATTCTATTTCGGATATTACCGACAGTTCATTATACGATGTAACAATTACTCTGTATTAcgatatacacacacatacacatgtaTACTGCATATCCGTAACGATATTTTGAActgaaaatatcattttatgtaGCGAAGTACCGAAGAATATAGGAATGccttttttatatgtaatataaatgtgaAATGCAGGACCATCAGAGTTAGTATTTTTTGCATACGAtccatatatgtaaaaatagacAAGTTTATTACTTTCTACATGAATGTGAATTATGTGTTATTATGTTGAATCTTTGTTGTTTATCTCTTCttgttatgattatttttgtacatgaAATTGTTTTTAGTGCGTAGTTAGGGATAAGCGGAGAATGACTGATGAGAGTTtgagagattaaaaaatgattgaatACAATAAGAATGCGTATAAAATGGCAGCGTGAATAAAGAAAGTtagttttaaaagtaaaaatgattttattgcgTTTCTTTGTCCCCTATctctgttgctctttttattcaatattgtacgcatataaaatacaatatatatatatatatatatatatatatatatatataagaatgaTCAAAGGATCCAAAATACaacgtaacaattttttcagtcaaatatttattacagttaTAGGATACGAATAACAAAACACCGAAGAAATACGCGTCATTCATTTcttaaaatcacatttttcCTTGTccttataaattttctcttaaatctACTGTCTCTGCAATTTTCCTGTAAGTAAAATGTTACTTTGtttaaattcattattgtGACAGTATTCTTTCTGTCTGAAATCTAAATTACAGAAgaaaccttttttttcttttaacgcgTGTTTATTTTGCTACACACAATTGAGAAAAATGCAGGTAACTgcagtacatatatatatatatatataaaatacggTCCATATTTATTGACAATTAAAATCTCGCgtgtactaaaattttaattatatttcgttgatgtaacttttttaactcaagttaattttataagtcattagttttaacttaatttagtttaaaaaatattaacttaaaatattaatttattcaagtctatatatttaataaaaaaataaagagattttattaattttattgaaattataataaatttttatgaaattgcaACACAAAAGGCTACGATCGAATGTGTAAACGTTATTAATTTTCGTCACTatgtatattaacaatattttattaataatattttattgaaattgtaatgaatttttgatgacattgataaaaaatagattgataAAATCATTAATCAAAACGttccaaaaataaacaaaaagtatatattgttaaaatttttccatcaGCTAAATGTTAGCAATtaatatacacatgtatacaCATTACATTATTGACATAACAAAAAGATCAGATCAGTGAATTatcaaacataaatatttaatttaatttaatttttaattattttttcacctattatcatttaattagagtgcagaaaaatttatacatgtcgCTATTTCGCGCGTGCGACAGACTTTGCACTAAGAGATACGAACTACCGCCGTCGCGACCGAATTGCGAGAACTTAATCGTCGAGCCTGACAATGTACTGATGCTTCCCGTTTACGGTTTACATCATGATccgaaatattttccaaaTCCGAATAAGTTTGATCCCGAAAGGTTCAACGAGAcgaataaagataatattttaccaTATACTTATCTGCTGTTCGGTCACGGACCTAGGAAATGTATCGGCAATCGATTTGCCCTCATGGAAACGAAAATTCTGATAGCTTATCTTTTACAAAAGTTCACTATAAAAACTATGGAAAAGACTATCGAACCCATCATTTTCACTAAAAAAGAGTTTGCATTGCAACCTGCTGATGGATTTTGGGTCGAGTTGGAGAAGAGAGAAATGTGAAACCTATGATATTATGTTTGGAAAATTATTGCTGCTTTTGGTACTGCAATACACGTATGCACTTTGATAGATGCTTGAAGTGTACAATAGACTTATTTGCGACATATTATAtcattgttatataaaacaaatgctAAAGTCAAATGaccaagtttttattaataattggaattaaaaaaatattaaagtacaaACATCACTGACTTGTACGTATAAATTCTCGGATCTATTCGGATGTATTAATggtttttaatgattattatacatataactgTATTATTGTGTATCATTTacgcatttataatattttcgacTAATATACGTGCAACGCATAGCAGTTATGAAAAAACAGGCAGATAGCTACGAACTGATTTGCACTTTTTCCATCCACTTCGCCGAATGGCATAgctgaaaaatgattttaagcCACGTGAATGCAACATATTGTTAGAAGATTTATAGTAGAGAACCTATCTGGATTGTTACTATACATAAATGTGTTGTGATAAAATGTAGCAATTGTATCTATATActtcattaaaaatcttttgataattaataattacagttaaaattaagactaaaattttttttgtgtgttcTAAATTTGAATTCGGCTgatgtaaacaaaattttttcaaacacaACTTTCAGCCCAAATAACTATGACAAgctttatagaattattattagcattaaTCCAATGTACGTACTCGGTTTAAGTTTTGGCCaatcaattttatcgataCGTTCATCCACAAACTAACTCTATCCCAGCATAATTCAACAAGAAGCGAATTGGCTCGGCCAATGCGGGCGAGATGGAAATAAGTCAACTTGTAAGAAGGCATATTACTGAAAGAAAAAGcaattattatctttcttactactatcataataatttcagcaatatttcaacagatgataacaattttaaatatttaatctcgaAAACATGTTGCCTGTTGAGACGAGCTGTATAACTTTAttgtctattaatatttttaactctttacGTACAAagcttatataaaactaaatttaaaccaGATTTTGACTTagctataattaatattaccttCAATTAACATCTGAGCGTTCCGAGCTGCTGATGCGACGAATGTGTGCGATTTGCAGCAgcaacggcgacgacgacgtcgctTGTTTACATCAGTCATGCTTGCACGGACGACGCCGGGTGCGACGACTGCCGCCGACTGCGACGGCGCAGACGTTGCGTTAGTGTGCATCATGACGGTAGCCAGGTTAACAAACCCAAGGATGGAATTCCGTAGATATTGGTCCTTGAgcaagataaaacaaaattaatgattcttgctaaattactattatttaatgtttattattttgcaaacaaTCCATATAAATCCTCAAGTGCTACTGTAGATGAACTTTGATACAAGTGCTAAttcaagtttaatatatagcttttgttattgaaatttggataattaaaaataatatttaataatattccttTACTTAATTAACGAATACCAGAAATAAACttgtcaaaatgttttaaaaaggttaataaaagatgataaatgtttttgaaagAAGATACGGGAGTCGGTAAAGTGGAGAAATGGGAGAGAATTTAGTCCCCGCGTCGCTCGAAATTCCAGAAAAATTCGTCCCAAGTAGCAGGAGCGCACGTTAGGCGAGGAAGTTACTGGGGATCCGGTAACCTCCTTGCTATTGTGCGCTCCTAATAACTCCGAAGCTCCGAAAATCCGTTAAATCTCGATTAAATACGATTAAAAGGGCCCGAAAAATAATCGGAGTTATTAGGAGCGCACAATAGCAAGGAGGTTACCGGATCCCCACAGTAACTTCCTCGCCTAACGTGCGCTCCTGCTACTTGGGACGAATTTTTCCGGAATTTCGAGCGGCGTGGGGACTAAATTCTCTCCCATTTACCACTTTACCGACTCCcgtatattcttttaaaaacatttatcattctttattatttttgttaaacattttgacaagtttatttttaatattaagtattaaaaaagtaaaagaatattttttaatattattttaaactattctaatttcaataacaaaaGCTATACAACACTGGAAATAGCACCCGGATCAAAATTTATCTACAGTAGCACTTGAGGATTTATATGgattatttgcataataacaaacattaaataataatagtcatttagcaagaattattaatttagttttatcttgctcatttatttacattatttgtaaaacatttgtaaGATGAGGGAACACTGTGTGATTTCGAGGTTAACGTGATATTTCATGGCTTGACAGTTTTAATCAGTGGATTTTATTGTGCCTCAAGTAATTCAACGAGAAACCTGACATTTCCGTGTTAAAAGCAAaccgataaaatattaagagttTATCTACTTGTGCTGGGATTGTCGTGATACAAAGATGTTGACTATCGCAATAAAACGTGACTTGCTGTTCAAAACATTGGgtaaaacatattgtaagttacattctattttttattaattaaattctaaattgtaatatcaatAAGGTTGACTCTTGTagggaataaaatttatttatttgagttaTTGCTAAGACGGGATTTggtatacataaattaaccaaatatattttatacctcGACACTTAAGGACTTGCACCAAACTCgctaaaaaagatttatgctcattttacatattagaCAAACATCACGCTCTGACTGAGTGTCAATGAAGAATAGAGAAGGGGTGTGTTTGTTTGAAGGTACATAGTATGGCATGTTACTGTGATAGAAGTAAAAAGtcattatatgaaatatttgcattatatGAAACACTCTTAacagaaaataagaataattatacttgCATTAAACTGTACAATaattacttgttttttttttctatgaataGACAATGAAAAAGCAAATGATAGCAAGAGTAGTTTTGACCAAGGTATACATGCGTCCGAAGAAATTATCTACAAGATTGACACGCCTGCCAACAGATATTATCTGTTGTGCTTGGAGCCTAAGTACTGGACTACTTATATCtttgaataagtaaatattatacaatttatagttcagataaaaaaactcattccttaaatatatttaaagataatacatttaaatatcttattgatTTACTTTTTGTAGAACATACAAAAGAACTGTAATTggtaataaaaagcaaaacaCATAATGCACATTACACAAGAACTGCGTAAAGGATGTGTGCCAGGACTCTTtaaatttcactttttaaatgttcCTCCACCTATGGCtgaatgcatatatataaagtcTTTTTTCTAAACAGGATGTTCATCCCACATTATATGGCAATAAAACCAAAGGAATGGAAAAGATTATAATGACTTCAAGAAGTATgtgtaattctttttaaaattacgtctTGATTAGCAttgaataatttgattaatgtaaaaaattatatctcatCTCATTGTTTCAGTTCTTAAAAATAAGTGGACATTTGGctgtttcaattttgagagACGTTACTTTGACGCAAGATTCTtacaatagttttattaatcgtCAAGAAAAGTTGCATCAAAATATAGGAAGAAGACATAGTCTGGTCTCTATTGGCACTCATGATTTGGATGCAATTAAAGGTCCATTTCTATATGATGCTAGACACCATCAAAAATACAGTTCAAACCATTTAATCGAGATAAGCAGTTTTCACTAAACAAGTTGACTGACTTGATTCGAATAGAAATGGCCCACGCAGGACTTTCTCTTTGGTATGTTTCATGCacgaaagtttgaaaaataaaaagttttgcgcataaaaacaccatttttgataatttattattttatctcgaTACAGTGTGTTCTAACTTGCGTTAAATTAACTTACAGTGCTCACGTGAGAATGTAGCGGACAAATTGGGATACGAAATAGAAGATGTGCCGGCAGTTCACATATCCGATCCAAAAACTTTGgagtttcaaataaatcgaCCGATACCGCGCGCTCTTATTAAAACCTCGGAAACCAGAGTTCTATTCTTGATTTCGCCTTTTTATTTGAACGATACATGTGTGTAATAGAACGTAAACAGATATCGTCGTGCGgacgtttaaataaaaaaaaaaatttgcaaagaatacaagatatttctttatttattatacattttctacgTAATATACGTGCAACGCGTAGCAGTTATGAGAAAACAGGCAGATAGCTATACGGATTGATTTGCTCTTTTTCCATCCACTTCAAGTACAGGTACTTTGCCAAATGGCATAgctgaaaaatgattttaagcCACATGAATGCAACATAATATTGTTAGAATAAGATTTATAGTAGAGAACCTATCTGGATTGTCATTATATATAAGTGTGTTATAGTGATAAAATTTGTagcaattgtatatatacatattcattaaaaatcttttggtaattaataattccagttaaaattaagactaaaatttttctgtgttctaaatttgaatttggcTGATgtaaacaagatttttttcagGAACAATTTTCAGCCcgattaaataacaattacttgaaaaatatatacaaaaaaatatgaacatGCTAATAAAATATGCTAACTTTCTTTACGTGTTTCAATTAtcttttccatatttttcatatgtctatcatatgtatattttatttgcgttatttaaagttagaaacataaaaattaaaaaatatagaatatagtaaatttttatggtaattaaattaaacggaAAGGGAAATACTGCAAATGCAAAAAAGTacagtaaataaatgttttttagatttaattagaaataatttcacaatattttttacatatccaTTTTTTGTCGCATAACAATAAGAGTAACAATTAGAGTGCAAAGTCTACAATGCacagtttataaatatattatgtacatgtatGCCTTTCTCTTACATAGATATACAttacgtacaaataaaaaaatgtatatattattcgaATAAAACATCAATGAACAATCATCAACTCTGTCAAAAATTACTCGGCGGACGCTTTTCAAGCCATGGCCGATACTTCTTCGACTGTCTTTTGCAGTTGTTTCAGATTTTCATACTTTTTCAATGATATTCCCTTTCATCGTGTTGGTTCATGTAGTCCAAAAGACCAACGAAGGTGAAATCGGTCCACGACAGAGCACCGCCGACAAAATAACCACCATTCTTCTGCACCCGAGCGTCCAAACGCTCCAAATAAAACGGCACTGTCCTTCCAACTCCTTGGCAGCTTTAAGTTTCTCTGCTTTAGcctcttcatttttttcataggAGAGAGCAgcaatatctaataaaaacaagaaaaaatatatgatagtaaattaaaaattttaatggactgaatttattatatatagcacaAATTGTagaaacatttcttttctgttatttaattctgtttgtaaataaaatattatagctaagttaacacaattatttttgacaGTTATCAAGTGTATATTACACAAACTCActacatacatattaattaaatgcgcATACGTTAAATCCTATTAAATTTGAGTTTTTTTAGTGCAAAGggtgaaaatttttgtatttttcattgTCGCCAAGTGTGtgccaattaaaatttcatcataaatattataatttagaaagattaatatgtatgtacacagaTATAATTGAACCCACGTTGATAATCGACGagtgttttataattaactttataaattacaaattttttaatcacgatttaaatcttttttaagagTAAATATCTGTTTTTCTGGTAAATAAGAAttggataaatattgtataagcaAAGTATTATCTATTACTTACTGGTGCGTAAATCATGTATCGTATCAACAGCCACGTCAATTAGCAAAGCCCCCCAATCATCTTTGCCAGCAAGACCACATTGTTTCGCCAAGTAACGGCAGATAGCTATGGACTGATCAATCTTCCTTCCGTCTACTTCGAGCACGGGTACTTTACCAAATGGCATAgctgaaaaatgattttaagcAACGTGAATGCAACATATTGTTAGAATAGGATTTATAGTAGAGAACCTATCTggattgttattatatataaatgtattattgtgATAACACAAATGCAGCAATTGTATctatacattttcattaaaaatcttttgataattaataattacagttaaaattaagactaaaattatttttctgtgtttgtaaatttgaatttggctgatgtaaacaaaattttttcaggaaCAATTATAAGACCCATTTAAATAACTATGACAAgctttatacaattattattagcattaaTCCAATGTACGTACTCGGTTTAAGTTTTGGCCaatcaattttatcgataCGTTCATCCACAAACTAACTCTATCCCAGCATAATTCAACAAGAAGCGAATTGGCTCGGCCAATGCGGGCGAGATGGAAATAAGTCAACTTGTAAGAAGGCATATTACTGAAAGAAAAAGcaattattatctttcttactactatcataataatttcagcaatatttcaacagatgataacaattttaaatatttaatctcgaAAACATGTTGCCTGTTGAGACGAGCTGTATAACTTTAttgtctattaatatttttaactctttacGTACAAagcttatataaaactaaatttaaaccaGATTTTGACTTagctataattaatattaccttCAATTAACATCTGAGCGTTCCGAGCTGCTGATGCGACGAATGTGTGCGATTTGCAGCAgcaacggcgacgacgacgtcgctTGTTTACATCAGTCATGCTTGCACGGACGACGCCGGGTGCGACGACTGCCGCCGACTGCGACGGCGCAGACGTTGCGTTAGTGTGCATCATGACGGTAGCCAGGTTAACAAACCCAAGGATGGAATTCCGTAGATATTGGTCCTTGAgcaagataaaacaaaatt
This DNA window, taken from Monomorium pharaonis isolate MP-MQ-018 chromosome 6, ASM1337386v2, whole genome shotgun sequence, encodes the following:
- the LOC105830098 gene encoding cytochrome P450 9e2 produces the protein MSLFRACDRLCTKRYELPPSRPNCENLIVEPDNVLMLPVYGLHHDPKYFPNPNKFDPERFNETNKDNILPYTYLLFGHGPRKCIGNRFALMETKILIAYLLQKFTIKTMEKTIEPIIFTKKEFALQPADGFWVELEKREM